Part of the Phycisphaerales bacterium genome, TCAGGATTCTGACGAGTCTTCGCCGGCGCCCTCGGGCTCGCTGAAGATGGCGCTGCCGACGCGGACGAGGTTCGAGCCCTCTTCGATCGCGACCTCGTAGTCGCCCGACATGCCCATCGACAGGATGTTGAAGTCGCGACCGACCAGGCCTTCGCTCTGCACGTCCTCGAAGAGCTCGCGGCATCTCCCAAACGTGGGGCGGCTGTCTTCGGCCCGTTCGCCGTCGGGCGCCATCGTCATCAGCCCCCGGAGCCGGAGATGGATCATCGAGTGGATCTGCTCGACCACGTGCAGCACGGCCGGTGAGGGGCACCCGGCCTTGCCGGCCTCGCCCGAGCAGTTCACCTGCAGCAGGATTTCGACCGGCTTGTCCCGCTTGAGCCCGACCTCTTGCAGTTCTTCGGCAACGCGGAGGCTGTCAACGCTGTGGATGAGCCGGCAGACATCGGCAACTTGCCGGGCCTTGTTGCGCTGCACCTGCCCGATCATGTGCCAGCGGATGGGCTCGTGCTTCGAGGCGGGATCGCCGCCGAGCGCCGCGCCCATCGCGCGCATGCGTGAGGCCTGCTCTTCGAGCATCGGCGCTCGCTGGAGCAACTGCTGTACGCGATTCTCGCCGAAGTCTCGGTGGCCGGCCTGGACGAGTTGGAGGATCTGGTCGGGCTCTGCGTACTTGGTGACCGCGACCAGCAGCACCTGCTCGGCGCGCCTGCCGGACTTCGCCGCGGCGCGCTCGACGCGGTCGCGTACCGACGCGAAGCGATGGAGGAGGTCGCCGTCTGTCGAAGCAGGTCCTGCGATCGCCATGCCCTAGCATACGCCGCGCCCGCGAGGCGAAACACGCAGTCTGATCGTTTTCCCCCCGACCATCCTGGAGCCCCACACGCATGCCTCCGACCACCGAGCTGCCCGCCCGTTCCGAGCCCATCGCCGTCGGCGACGCCGCGCCCGACTTCACGCTCCTCGACCAGGAGAGCCAGGAGTGGACGCTCTCGAGCGCCCTCGAAGACGGCGACGTCGCCCTGTGCTTCTATCCGATGGACTTCAGCCCCGTGTGCTCGACCGAGATGCAGTGCGTCAACGACGAGTTCGACCGCTGGAAGGACAAGGGCGTCCAGGTCGTGGGCATCTCGTGCGACAGCTTCTTCACTCACAAGGCCTGGGCCGATTCCCTGGGCCTCAAGCAGACCCTCGTCGCCGACATGCACCGGGCGGTCTCCAAGGGCTATGGCTTCTACTGGCCCGACCTCAACGTCTCCAGCCGCGGCACCGTGCTGGTCTCCAAGGGCGAAGACGGCGCTCCGGTCGTCCGCTGGGTCCAGAAGCGCGAGATCAAGGACGCGATGAACCTCGACGAGCTGCTTACCCAGCTCGCCTGAGCCTACAGCCCGAACACCTCGCCCCGCTCGGTCACCCGGAAGCCCCGCCGCTGGACCTCTCTGCGGGCCTTCGTTCCTTGCCACTGCGCCGGGTTCGTGTGGTTCAGGTGGAGGAATCGCACGCGCCCGCGGTGCTCGAAGGGCAGGGGATCGAGGCGATCCATCGACTCGGTGATGCGCGGATGCGGGAACGTGCTCATGTCGCGGCCGGGGATCTCGTTGTCGTCGTAGAAGGTCCCATCGAGGTAGGCGAGATCGACGTCGCGTACGAGCTCGAGCACGTCGACGCCCAGGTCCGCCCACTCGTCCCACGAGTCGATGTCCGGCAGGAACAAGACCGAACGGTTCGGGCCGTCGATGCGAAACCCGACGACCTCGCTGTACTCCTGACGGTGCGGCACGAGGAACGCCGTCACGCGCACGCCGCTGCCCAAGTCGACGGGCGCGTCGACGTCCAGGGGACGCAGTTCGATGTTCTCGTACCGAACGAGTTGATCCCAGGGGCCGTTGTTTGACAGGAAGTTCGCCATCTTCGAGGCCACGTACGTCGGCACGCCCGATGCGCCCATCGACTCGTGGCCAAGGAACATCAAACCCGTGTAGTGTCCGATGTGCGCGTGCGTGATGAACACGCCATCGAGCCGGATCGGCGTCTCGGCCTGCGGCTCCGCGCGGCTGAGCATCCACGCCTGCTCGCGTAGATCCGGCGTCGCCTCGATGAGCCACCGCCGCCCGGTCGCGGGATCGACGATGCCCAGCGACGCCGCGAACCGCCGCTTCGAGGGATCGAGCCGGGCCGGGTGGTCCGCCGGCGAGTTGACCTGCGGCGAGCCGGCGTCCTGGGCCGTCCCGAGGACGATGACGTAGGGCCCGTCCATCGCCGCGGAGCCTGGCGTGTGACGCGTCGCACACCCCACGACGACGGCGCCGAGCACCACGAGCCACGCCATGGCCAAGCCCCGTCCGACCAGCCCCGT contains:
- a CDS encoding YggS family pyridoxal phosphate-dependent enzyme, with the translated sequence MAIAGPASTDGDLLHRFASVRDRVERAAAKSGRRAEQVLLVAVTKYAEPDQILQLVQAGHRDFGENRVQQLLQRAPMLEEQASRMRAMGAALGGDPASKHEPIRWHMIGQVQRNKARQVADVCRLIHSVDSLRVAEELQEVGLKRDKPVEILLQVNCSGEAGKAGCPSPAVLHVVEQIHSMIHLRLRGLMTMAPDGERAEDSRPTFGRCRELFEDVQSEGLVGRDFNILSMGMSGDYEVAIEEGSNLVRVGSAIFSEPEGAGEDSSES
- a CDS encoding redoxin domain-containing protein, whose amino-acid sequence is MPPTTELPARSEPIAVGDAAPDFTLLDQESQEWTLSSALEDGDVALCFYPMDFSPVCSTEMQCVNDEFDRWKDKGVQVVGISCDSFFTHKAWADSLGLKQTLVADMHRAVSKGYGFYWPDLNVSSRGTVLVSKGEDGAPVVRWVQKREIKDAMNLDELLTQLA
- a CDS encoding MBL fold metallo-hydrolase, yielding MAWLVVLGAVVVGCATRHTPGSAAMDGPYVIVLGTAQDAGSPQVNSPADHPARLDPSKRRFAASLGIVDPATGRRWLIEATPDLREQAWMLSRAEPQAETPIRLDGVFITHAHIGHYTGLMFLGHESMGASGVPTYVASKMANFLSNNGPWDQLVRYENIELRPLDVDAPVDLGSGVRVTAFLVPHRQEYSEVVGFRIDGPNRSVLFLPDIDSWDEWADLGVDVLELVRDVDLAYLDGTFYDDNEIPGRDMSTFPHPRITESMDRLDPLPFEHRGRVRFLHLNHTNPAQWQGTKARREVQRRGFRVTERGEVFGL